A genomic stretch from Bradyrhizobium sp. 195 includes:
- a CDS encoding ABC transporter substrate-binding protein: protein MTMKSLLSTASLAIAIAAFSAGAQAQIAIGHLADYSGGTSDVGTPFGQAVADTFAWVNKNGGVGGKQLNVDTNDYGYQVPRAIALYKKWSAPDTKVAAIMGWGTADTEALTGFLAQDKIPDMSGSYAAALTDPEGVSGKAKPAPYNFFYGPSYSDSLRAMLMWAAEDWKAKGKSGKPKFVHMGANHPYPNAPKAAGEAMAQELGFEVLPPLVFALAPGDYSAQCLSLKSSGANYAYLGNTAASNISVLKACKTAGVEIQFMGNVWGMDENAAKTAGDAANGVIFPLRTAVSWGGEAPGMKTVMEISKMSDASGKVYRPVHYVAAVCSALYMKEAIDWAAKNGGATGENVAKGFYQKKDWVPAGMEGVCNPSTWTDKDHRGTLKVDLYRTKISGATDGDLNDLMAKGTIKLEKVKTVELPRKPELLGW, encoded by the coding sequence ATGACGATGAAGTCCCTTTTGAGCACCGCATCGCTCGCCATCGCGATCGCCGCATTTTCGGCAGGCGCGCAGGCGCAGATCGCGATCGGGCACCTCGCCGACTATTCCGGCGGCACCTCCGACGTCGGCACGCCCTTTGGCCAGGCCGTCGCCGACACCTTCGCCTGGGTCAACAAGAACGGCGGCGTCGGCGGCAAGCAGCTCAACGTCGACACCAACGACTATGGCTATCAGGTGCCGCGCGCGATCGCGCTCTACAAGAAGTGGTCGGCGCCGGACACCAAGGTCGCCGCGATCATGGGCTGGGGCACCGCCGATACCGAGGCGCTGACCGGCTTCCTCGCCCAGGACAAAATTCCCGACATGTCCGGCTCCTATGCCGCCGCCCTCACCGATCCCGAAGGCGTCAGCGGCAAGGCCAAGCCCGCGCCCTACAATTTCTTCTATGGCCCGAGCTATTCGGACTCGCTGCGCGCAATGCTGATGTGGGCCGCCGAGGATTGGAAGGCCAAGGGCAAGTCCGGCAAGCCGAAATTCGTGCACATGGGCGCCAACCATCCCTATCCGAACGCGCCGAAGGCTGCCGGTGAAGCAATGGCGCAGGAGCTCGGCTTCGAGGTGTTGCCGCCGCTGGTGTTCGCGCTCGCGCCGGGTGACTACAGCGCGCAGTGCCTGAGCCTGAAATCTTCGGGCGCCAACTACGCCTATCTCGGCAACACCGCCGCCTCCAACATCTCGGTGCTGAAGGCCTGCAAGACCGCCGGCGTCGAGATCCAGTTCATGGGCAATGTCTGGGGCATGGACGAGAACGCCGCCAAGACGGCCGGCGATGCCGCCAACGGCGTGATCTTCCCCTTGCGCACCGCGGTGAGCTGGGGCGGCGAGGCGCCCGGCATGAAGACGGTGATGGAGATCTCGAAGATGTCCGACGCCAGCGGCAAGGTCTATCGTCCCGTGCACTACGTCGCCGCCGTGTGCTCGGCGCTGTACATGAAGGAGGCGATCGACTGGGCCGCCAAGAACGGCGGCGCCACCGGTGAGAACGTCGCCAAGGGCTTTTACCAGAAGAAGGATTGGGTGCCGGCCGGAATGGAAGGCGTCTGCAATCCCTCGACCTGGACCGACAAGGACCATCGCGGCACGCTGAAGGTCGATCTCTATCGCACCAAGATCTCGGGCGCGACCGACGGCGACCTCAACGATCTCATGGCCAAGGGCACGATCAAGCTCGAGAAGGTCAAGACCGTCGAGCTGCCGCGCAAGCCGGAATTGCTGGGCTGGTGA
- a CDS encoding phenylacetate--CoA ligase family protein, translating to MTAHYDARETREPATREADLFSRLPEVLRAAMAAPAYAERLRGLDPAAVTSRAALAGLPVLRKSELPALHKASAPFGGFVAAAPGSFARLFTSPGPIFEPEGRQADPWRGARALFAAGFRPDDVVLNTFSYHLTPGGFIFDASARALGCAVIPAGPGNTEQQFELIEAYRPVGYSGTPDFLKILLDAAASSGRDVSSIKRALVSGAAFPPSLQAEIKARGIDAYQAFGTADLGLIAFETEAREGMVVNEDLILEIVQPGTGDPVAPGDVGEIVVTSLDAHHPWIRLALGDLTAALPGASACGRTNMRIKGWMGRADQTTKVKGMFVRPEQIAEIGKRHSELGRLRLVVTREGETDAMTLKAETATANDTLREEVAASLRAVTKLGGSVDLVSPGALPNDGKVIADER from the coding sequence ATGACCGCCCATTACGACGCCCGCGAGACGCGTGAGCCAGCAACGCGCGAGGCCGATCTGTTCTCCCGCCTGCCGGAGGTGCTGCGAGCCGCGATGGCCGCCCCGGCCTATGCCGAGCGGCTAAGAGGCCTCGATCCCGCCGCCGTGACCTCCAGAGCGGCCCTGGCGGGCCTGCCGGTGTTGCGCAAGTCGGAACTGCCCGCCCTGCACAAGGCTTCTGCGCCCTTCGGAGGCTTTGTGGCGGCGGCGCCGGGCTCGTTCGCCCGCCTCTTCACCTCCCCCGGCCCGATCTTTGAGCCCGAGGGACGGCAGGCCGACCCCTGGCGCGGTGCGCGGGCGCTGTTCGCGGCCGGGTTCCGCCCCGATGACGTCGTCCTCAACACCTTCAGCTACCACCTCACCCCCGGGGGCTTCATCTTCGATGCGTCGGCGCGTGCGCTGGGCTGCGCCGTGATCCCGGCCGGCCCCGGCAACACGGAACAGCAGTTCGAGCTGATCGAGGCCTACCGCCCGGTTGGCTACAGCGGCACGCCGGACTTCCTGAAGATATTGCTCGATGCCGCGGCGAGCTCGGGCCGCGACGTCTCTTCGATCAAGCGCGCGCTGGTCTCGGGTGCGGCGTTCCCGCCCTCGCTCCAGGCCGAGATCAAGGCGCGCGGGATCGACGCCTACCAAGCCTTCGGCACCGCCGATCTCGGTCTCATCGCGTTCGAGACCGAGGCGCGCGAGGGCATGGTCGTCAACGAGGACCTGATCCTGGAGATCGTCCAGCCCGGCACGGGCGATCCCGTGGCGCCCGGCGACGTCGGGGAGATCGTGGTGACCTCGCTCGATGCCCATCATCCCTGGATCCGGCTCGCGCTCGGCGACCTCACCGCTGCGCTGCCGGGGGCGAGTGCTTGCGGTCGCACCAACATGCGCATCAAGGGCTGGATGGGCCGCGCCGACCAGACCACCAAGGTCAAGGGCATGTTCGTCCGTCCCGAGCAGATCGCCGAGATCGGCAAGCGGCATTCCGAGCTCGGAAGACTGCGCCTCGTCGTCACGCGAGAGGGCGAAACCGACGCCATGACACTGAAAGCGGAAACGGCGACCGCGAACGACACATTGCGCGAAGAGGTTGCGGCCAGCTTGCGCGCCGTGACGAAACTCGGTGGAAGCGTCGATCTGGTCAGTCCCGGCGCGCTGCCGAACGACGGCAAGGTGATCGCGGACGAGCGGTAG
- a CDS encoding branched-chain amino acid ABC transporter permease — MAGPALIPAGDFRTSYAADTTIFPTTTSRNFAIAGVLLLCLAPQFFSGYWLSILIQIGIFSIAALGLNILVGFTGQISIGHAAFFLLGAFTSAYISNNAPIPVFFAIPLAGIVTALVGLIFGIPAARLKGLYLVIATLAAQYILLDFFSRAEWFSGGSVPASANPFSIFGYTLRGDKQYFYVVLAYVLASYILVTNLMRTRDGRALVAIRDHYLSAEIMGINLTKYRTLSFGLAAFFAGIAGALYAHYQLVVSQEGFGIERSILFLAMIIIGGTGSIMGTLMGTAFVVLLPEGMEFISHYLKGGAIDKALSLNTNITFLREIAIGVIIIAFLMFEPDGLAHRWRQIKAYWKLYPFSH; from the coding sequence ATGGCCGGCCCTGCCCTCATTCCTGCTGGTGATTTCCGCACCTCGTACGCGGCGGACACCACGATCTTCCCGACCACCACCAGCCGCAACTTCGCCATCGCGGGCGTGCTGCTGCTGTGCCTCGCGCCACAATTCTTCAGCGGCTACTGGCTCAGCATCCTGATCCAGATCGGCATCTTCTCGATCGCGGCACTCGGGCTGAATATCCTCGTCGGCTTCACCGGTCAGATCTCGATCGGGCACGCGGCCTTCTTCCTGCTCGGCGCCTTCACCTCGGCCTACATCTCCAACAACGCGCCGATCCCGGTGTTCTTCGCAATCCCGCTCGCGGGCATCGTCACCGCGCTGGTCGGCCTGATCTTCGGCATCCCGGCGGCGCGGCTGAAGGGGCTTTACCTCGTCATCGCAACGCTCGCCGCGCAATACATCCTGCTCGACTTTTTCTCCCGTGCCGAATGGTTCTCCGGCGGCTCGGTGCCGGCGAGCGCAAACCCGTTCTCGATCTTCGGCTACACGCTGCGCGGCGACAAACAGTATTTCTACGTCGTGCTGGCCTATGTGCTGGCGAGCTACATCCTCGTCACCAATCTGATGCGCACCCGCGACGGCCGCGCGCTGGTGGCGATCCGCGACCATTATCTCTCCGCCGAGATCATGGGCATCAACCTGACGAAATACCGCACGCTGTCGTTCGGACTCGCCGCCTTTTTCGCCGGCATCGCCGGCGCCCTTTACGCGCACTACCAGCTTGTGGTGTCGCAGGAGGGCTTCGGCATCGAGCGCTCGATCCTGTTCCTCGCCATGATCATCATCGGCGGCACCGGCTCGATCATGGGCACGCTGATGGGCACCGCTTTCGTGGTGCTCCTGCCCGAGGGGATGGAGTTCATCAGCCACTATTTGAAGGGCGGCGCGATCGACAAGGCGCTGTCGCTCAACACCAACATCACCTTCCTGCGCGAGATCGCGATCGGGGTGATCATCATCGCGTTCCTGATGTTCGAGCCTGACGGGCTCGCGCATCGCTGGCGGCAGATCAAGGCGTACTGGAAACTCTACCCGTTCTCGCATTGA
- a CDS encoding AGE family epimerase/isomerase — MADVGNIAADEAADVVARLKGRMIDEALPLWSTVGWDQATGGFIDRLHRDGTADAAAPRRVFVQARQIWCYAKAAQMGWYPEGRAVALKGLEHLLACAKAPDGRPGYVHRLTPEGTVLDGRRDAYDHAFILFALATVYALDQDAQVRAEIDALLAFLDGHLRSPHGGVHEGLPVSLPRRQNPHMHLFEAMIACFDATHDLSFQNRAGEFFALFLANLYDKQRRILTEYFEEDWSKIEPVSVEPGHQAEWVWLLKGFERITGCPTGQRRAELLATALRCRDEPTGCLIDEGDDIGNIRRSTRRLWPQTEIAKAWIAQAESGEAGAADEARAALVRLERHYLSHPVRGGWYDQFDRDGKSLIDTIPASSFYHVLCAVTEAEQVLE, encoded by the coding sequence ATGGCGGACGTAGGAAACATTGCGGCGGATGAGGCTGCCGATGTCGTCGCGCGCCTGAAGGGGCGCATGATCGACGAGGCGCTGCCGCTGTGGTCGACCGTCGGCTGGGATCAGGCCACGGGCGGCTTCATCGACCGGCTGCACCGCGACGGTACTGCGGATGCGGCCGCCCCGCGGCGCGTGTTCGTACAGGCCCGCCAGATCTGGTGCTACGCCAAGGCGGCGCAGATGGGCTGGTACCCCGAGGGGCGCGCCGTCGCGCTGAAGGGATTGGAGCACCTGCTGGCATGCGCCAAAGCGCCTGACGGCCGGCCGGGTTATGTGCACCGGCTGACGCCGGAGGGCACGGTGCTCGATGGCCGGCGCGACGCCTATGACCACGCCTTCATCCTGTTCGCGCTCGCGACCGTCTACGCGCTCGACCAGGACGCGCAGGTTCGTGCCGAGATCGACGCGCTGCTGGCTTTCCTCGACGGCCACCTCCGCTCGCCGCATGGGGGCGTGCACGAAGGCCTTCCGGTCTCGCTGCCGCGCCGGCAGAACCCGCACATGCATCTGTTCGAGGCGATGATCGCCTGCTTCGACGCGACTCACGATCTGTCGTTTCAGAACCGTGCCGGCGAATTCTTCGCGCTGTTCCTGGCCAATCTCTACGACAAGCAGAGGCGCATCCTGACGGAGTATTTCGAGGAGGACTGGTCGAAGATCGAACCGGTCAGCGTCGAGCCGGGGCACCAGGCGGAGTGGGTCTGGCTGCTGAAGGGTTTCGAACGCATCACGGGATGTCCGACCGGGCAGCGGCGCGCTGAACTCCTGGCGACCGCGCTGCGCTGTCGCGACGAGCCCACCGGCTGCCTGATCGACGAGGGGGACGACATCGGCAACATCCGCCGCAGCACGCGCCGACTTTGGCCGCAGACCGAAATCGCGAAGGCGTGGATCGCGCAGGCCGAGTCCGGCGAGGCGGGCGCAGCGGACGAGGCGCGTGCGGCGCTGGTGCGGCTCGAACGGCATTATCTCAGCCATCCCGTGAGGGGCGGCTGGTACGACCAGTTCGATCGCGACGGCAAGTCGCTGATCGACACCATTCCCGCGTCGTCGTTCTATCATGTTCTCTGCGCAGTCACGGAAGCGGAGCAGGTGCTGGAGTAA
- a CDS encoding ABC transporter ATP-binding protein, which produces MSEIAQIERPSPSAVAAPPLLAVRNIEVVYDDVILVLRGLSLEVPKGAIVALLGANGAGKSTTLKAISGLLKTEDGEVTRGEIVFENERIDGIDPDKIVRRGIFQVMEGRRIVADMTSLENLKLGAFTRKDREVDADLDMVFNYFPRLKERTGLAGYLSGGEQQMLAIGRALMARPKMILMDEPSMGLSPLLVKEVFSIIQKINRDLGVTILLVEQNARAALSVASHGYIMEQGKVVLDGTADELRDNEDVKEFYLGGAGDQRKSFKNLKSFKRRKRWL; this is translated from the coding sequence ATGAGTGAAATTGCCCAGATCGAGCGCCCCTCGCCAAGCGCCGTCGCCGCCCCGCCCCTCCTCGCGGTGCGCAACATCGAGGTCGTCTATGACGACGTCATCCTTGTGCTGCGCGGCCTCAGCCTAGAGGTGCCCAAGGGCGCGATCGTGGCGCTGCTGGGTGCCAACGGCGCCGGTAAGTCGACGACGCTGAAGGCGATCTCGGGGCTGCTCAAGACCGAGGACGGCGAGGTCACGCGCGGCGAAATCGTGTTCGAAAACGAGCGGATCGACGGCATCGATCCCGACAAGATCGTCCGCCGCGGCATCTTCCAGGTGATGGAGGGGCGGCGCATCGTCGCCGACATGACGTCCCTGGAGAATCTCAAGCTCGGAGCCTTCACCCGCAAGGACCGCGAGGTCGATGCCGACCTCGACATGGTCTTCAATTATTTCCCGCGCCTGAAAGAGCGTACCGGCCTTGCCGGCTATCTCTCCGGCGGCGAACAGCAGATGCTCGCGATCGGCCGGGCGCTGATGGCGCGCCCAAAGATGATTCTGATGGACGAGCCCTCCATGGGCCTGTCGCCGCTGTTGGTGAAAGAGGTGTTCTCGATCATCCAGAAAATCAACCGCGACCTCGGCGTCACCATCCTCCTGGTCGAGCAGAACGCGCGCGCCGCGCTGTCGGTGGCGAGCCACGGCTACATCATGGAGCAAGGCAAGGTCGTGCTCGACGGCACCGCCGACGAATTGCGCGACAACGAGGACGTCAAGGAATTCTACCTCGGCGGCGCCGGCGACCAACGCAAGAGCTTCAAGAACCTCAAGAGCTTCAAGCGGCGCAAGCGCTGGCTTTGA